In Synechococcus sp. CB0101, a genomic segment contains:
- the asnB gene encoding asparagine synthase (glutamine-hydrolyzing) — MCGIGGIFHNTPQQAVDPQLLVNMAAIQVHRGPDGFGIRQFEDAGVGFCHARLSIIDLNETRARQPFSSSDGQLLMAHNGEFYDFQRIRADLTARGVRFSSKSDSEILLRLYQQQGLERTLPQLRGEFAFALYDRGDDCLYLVRDRFGIKPQYWCLTPEGLVFGSELKVLFAHPSVERRFTSEGLFHQLMQTMVPGSTAFAGIHQVKPGHVLKVQRRDGALQVSEQCYWDLNFPRDGERDRSLGEQHHIEAIRAALLEAVELRMVADVPVGCYLSGGIDSCSILGLAAAVSQSPVKAFTIGFDDARYDETPIAREMADATGAEQDVLRLSGEQLYGWMERTIWHTERTIYNTLAVAKFLMSRHVNDVDYKVVMTGEGSDELFGGYPAFRRDMYLHGLNDLPEEERRACQQLLDQSNALVQGAMLAAEQIEDPHLTAVVGFTPSCLQPWLACAPLVPALLAEAHRTALEGYSPGQAIAEQLNPEQLEGRHALDRAQYVWIKTMLEGQILTWGGDRVDMAHSMEARPAFLDHHLAEVAVQVPPELRIKGKTEKYVLREAMAGLLPEVLYKREKFAFMAPPAHTEPKKWQQMKELAKTYLNDQAIADAGLLSADGVNALFARHEDPATSDAERVQMDAVINHLLGVQMLHRLFIASDIPAKARAMADELGWHPEVSPSLQGHRQQQEILC; from the coding sequence ATGTGCGGCATCGGCGGAATCTTTCACAACACACCCCAGCAAGCGGTGGATCCCCAGCTGCTGGTGAACATGGCGGCGATCCAAGTGCATCGCGGCCCAGACGGATTCGGAATCCGGCAGTTCGAGGACGCCGGCGTGGGCTTCTGCCATGCCCGCCTCTCGATCATCGACCTGAACGAAACCCGCGCCCGCCAACCCTTCAGCAGCAGCGATGGCCAGCTGCTGATGGCCCATAACGGCGAGTTCTACGACTTCCAACGCATCCGCGCCGATCTCACCGCCCGGGGTGTGCGCTTCAGCAGCAAGAGCGATTCCGAGATCCTGCTGCGCCTTTACCAACAGCAGGGGCTGGAGCGCACGCTGCCGCAGCTGCGCGGTGAATTCGCCTTCGCCCTCTACGACCGCGGCGACGACTGCCTCTATCTGGTGCGCGATCGCTTCGGGATCAAGCCCCAGTACTGGTGCCTCACCCCCGAAGGGTTGGTGTTCGGCTCAGAGCTCAAGGTGCTGTTCGCCCATCCGTCCGTGGAGCGGCGCTTCACCTCCGAAGGGTTGTTCCATCAGCTGATGCAAACGATGGTGCCCGGCAGCACCGCCTTCGCCGGAATCCACCAGGTGAAGCCCGGCCACGTGCTGAAGGTGCAGCGGCGCGATGGAGCCCTGCAAGTGTCGGAACAGTGTTACTGGGACCTCAACTTCCCGCGTGACGGTGAACGCGACCGCAGCCTGGGTGAACAGCACCACATCGAGGCGATCCGCGCCGCCTTGCTGGAGGCTGTGGAGTTGCGCATGGTGGCTGATGTGCCGGTGGGCTGTTATCTCTCCGGCGGGATCGACAGCTGTTCCATCCTGGGCCTAGCTGCGGCGGTGAGCCAGAGCCCGGTGAAGGCTTTCACCATCGGCTTCGATGATGCGCGCTACGACGAAACACCGATCGCCCGCGAGATGGCCGACGCCACGGGGGCTGAGCAGGATGTGCTGCGCCTGTCGGGCGAGCAGCTCTATGGCTGGATGGAACGCACCATCTGGCATACCGAGCGCACGATCTACAACACCCTGGCGGTGGCGAAGTTTCTGATGAGCCGCCACGTCAACGACGTGGATTACAAGGTTGTGATGACCGGTGAAGGCTCCGATGAGCTCTTCGGCGGCTACCCCGCCTTCCGGCGCGATATGTATCTGCATGGCCTCAACGATCTCCCCGAGGAGGAGCGCCGCGCCTGCCAGCAGCTGCTGGATCAATCCAATGCCCTGGTGCAGGGCGCGATGCTGGCGGCCGAACAGATCGAGGATCCCCACCTCACGGCCGTGGTGGGTTTCACCCCCAGCTGCCTCCAACCCTGGCTGGCCTGTGCCCCTCTTGTACCGGCACTGCTGGCGGAAGCCCATCGCACGGCCCTGGAGGGCTATTCCCCCGGCCAAGCCATCGCCGAGCAACTCAACCCCGAGCAACTGGAGGGGCGTCACGCCCTTGATCGCGCCCAATACGTGTGGATCAAAACCATGCTCGAAGGGCAGATCCTGACCTGGGGTGGCGATCGGGTCGACATGGCCCATTCGATGGAAGCGCGGCCGGCTTTCCTCGATCACCATCTCGCGGAAGTGGCCGTGCAAGTACCGCCAGAGCTGCGCATCAAAGGCAAAACCGAGAAATACGTGCTGCGCGAAGCGATGGCCGGCCTGCTGCCGGAGGTGCTCTACAAACGCGAGAAATTCGCCTTCATGGCACCACCCGCTCATACCGAGCCCAAGAAGTGGCAGCAGATGAAAGAGCTGGCCAAGACCTATCTCAATGACCAGGCCATCGCTGACGCCGGCCTCCTGAGCGCTGATGGCGTCAACGCCTTGTTCGCCCGCCACGAGGACCCAGCCACCAGCGATGCCGAACGGGTGCAGATGGATGCCGTGATCAACCACCTGCTGGGGGTGCAGATGCTGCATCGGCTCTTCATCGCCAGCGACATCCCCGCCAAGGCGCGGGCGATGGCCGACGAGCTGGGCTGGCATCCCGAAGTGTCGCCGTCACTACAAGGCCATCGACAGCAACAGGAGATTCTCTGCTGA
- a CDS encoding aspartate carbamoyltransferase has translation MALLSPEKRSDTAASLRFQPLGPDIYGATQPQALLSNIQEDGEALLDLRDQHVVSIRPFRAETLLQLFRLAAKFESNPNRYITHNSPLKGKILINAFYEPSTRTRLSFDSAWHRLGGDSINITDRSSTGIAKGESLTDVAHMFNNYGDCVVLRDNHAEAVYQMTESLRIPIINAGNGIDQHPTQAMADLFTLFKWRPSLANTSVAPSERVRIGIVGIPNRMRTVRSLLHILAKFPQIVEEIVIIHDPNTHASDQLFDPGQLEELQDAGLNIRLSTNLHREIPELDVIYINAIAWVGDSYEVHGSNFRLTRDLPYKSDAIVLHPLARGPELSTCMDDTPHNWYFSQARGAVFLRMALLTCLVDRTDRVMDVI, from the coding sequence ATGGCTTTACTTTCGCCCGAAAAGCGCTCTGACACCGCTGCATCACTACGGTTTCAACCGCTTGGGCCCGACATCTACGGCGCCACCCAACCCCAGGCACTGCTGAGCAACATCCAGGAAGACGGCGAAGCCTTGCTCGACCTCCGGGATCAACACGTGGTGTCGATCCGTCCGTTCCGCGCCGAAACCCTGCTTCAGCTGTTCCGGCTGGCGGCCAAATTCGAGAGCAATCCCAATCGCTACATCACACATAATTCGCCGCTCAAGGGAAAAATCCTGATCAACGCCTTCTACGAACCCAGCACCCGCACACGCCTCTCCTTCGATAGCGCCTGGCACCGCCTCGGCGGTGACTCGATCAACATCACCGACCGCAGCAGCACCGGCATCGCCAAGGGTGAATCCCTCACCGACGTCGCCCATATGTTCAACAACTACGGCGACTGCGTTGTCCTGCGCGACAACCACGCAGAAGCGGTCTACCAGATGACCGAATCTCTGCGCATCCCGATCATCAATGCCGGCAACGGGATCGATCAACATCCCACGCAGGCCATGGCCGACCTGTTCACCTTGTTCAAGTGGAGACCCAGCCTGGCCAACACCAGCGTTGCCCCTTCAGAACGGGTTCGAATCGGCATTGTTGGCATCCCGAATCGCATGCGCACCGTGCGATCGCTGCTGCACATCCTGGCGAAATTCCCGCAAATCGTGGAAGAAATCGTCATCATTCACGACCCCAACACCCACGCATCGGATCAACTCTTCGATCCAGGGCAGCTCGAGGAGCTCCAAGACGCGGGACTGAACATTCGACTCAGCACCAATCTGCACCGCGAGATCCCGGAGCTGGATGTGATTTACATCAATGCCATTGCCTGGGTTGGCGATAGCTACGAGGTGCATGGCAGCAACTTCCGCCTCACCCGCGATCTCCCCTACAAGAGCGACGCCATCGTGCTCCACCCCCTGGCTCGCGGCCCCGAATTGAGCACCTGCATGGACGACACACCGCACAACTGGTATTTCAGCCAGGCCCGCGGCGCGGTGTTTCTGCGCATGGCCCTGCTCACCTGCCTGGTCGACCGCACCGACCGTGTGATGGATGTGATCTGA
- a CDS encoding sodium:solute symporter family protein — protein sequence MTLLAATPLLSPGIAWALVVIFAVLWIALGVSWGRRGQGDADDYMLAGRNIGLALSTATLMASWVTGNTTLLAPEFGYRNGLWGMFSYALAGLGLILFAPLAIRIKQLMPRGRTSGDFIRLRYGRAAWWVFMVITAIYTLGFLITQAMGAGILLEALSGFDYRLGMVVVIGVSTIYTLYGGMRAVVGTDFIQSLLIMGLLVVVAVLAFQRFPLEQVHSNLAASHPDRLNLLLPAGLLIAWNSALFSMGEVFHNNIWWSRVFSSRTSVVFNSFILGGLAWMTVPVVTGSIGLVALADNLELPQVNMVFPVMASQLLGAGGSALVFVVVFASLTSTLDSLLASTADLVAEDVIFKLLNPQLSDAQLRQATKLVVVLLGLITLALSWPRLDSLASVLFFTGALVASTIWPVAYGLYWPQANRQAAIAAMVAGSAAGLTAYVQIAPYCAALISAAVSAVVMAVGTSLRPEQFQWHILRGE from the coding sequence GTGACACTCCTCGCTGCCACACCGCTGCTCTCGCCTGGTATCGCCTGGGCCTTGGTGGTGATCTTCGCCGTGCTCTGGATCGCCCTGGGTGTGTCCTGGGGTCGCCGGGGTCAGGGCGATGCTGACGACTACATGCTGGCGGGCCGCAATATCGGCCTGGCCCTGAGTACCGCCACCTTGATGGCCTCCTGGGTGACGGGCAACACCACCTTGTTGGCACCGGAATTCGGCTACCGCAATGGGCTCTGGGGCATGTTCAGCTATGCCCTGGCCGGGTTGGGCTTAATCCTGTTTGCGCCATTGGCGATTCGCATCAAACAGTTGATGCCCCGGGGCCGTACCAGCGGCGACTTCATCCGGCTGCGCTACGGGCGCGCTGCCTGGTGGGTGTTCATGGTGATCACAGCGATCTACACCCTGGGGTTCTTGATCACACAAGCCATGGGTGCAGGCATCCTGCTGGAAGCCCTATCGGGTTTTGATTACCGACTCGGCATGGTGGTTGTGATTGGCGTCTCGACCATCTACACGCTGTACGGCGGCATGCGCGCGGTGGTGGGCACCGATTTCATTCAGTCGCTGCTGATCATGGGCTTGCTGGTGGTGGTGGCGGTGCTGGCCTTCCAGCGCTTTCCACTGGAGCAAGTGCACAGCAACCTGGCAGCAAGCCACCCAGATCGGCTGAATCTGCTCCTCCCAGCGGGCCTGCTGATCGCCTGGAACTCTGCACTCTTCTCCATGGGAGAGGTGTTTCACAACAACATCTGGTGGTCGCGAGTGTTCTCCAGCCGCACCTCTGTGGTGTTCAACTCCTTCATCCTGGGCGGGCTGGCCTGGATGACCGTGCCCGTGGTGACGGGTTCCATCGGCCTGGTGGCCCTGGCGGACAACCTCGAGCTGCCCCAGGTGAACATGGTGTTCCCGGTGATGGCCTCGCAACTGCTCGGCGCCGGGGGATCAGCGCTGGTGTTTGTGGTGGTGTTCGCCTCACTCACCTCCACCCTCGACTCTCTGCTGGCTTCCACAGCCGATCTGGTGGCTGAGGATGTGATCTTCAAGCTGCTCAATCCCCAGTTGAGCGATGCGCAGCTGCGCCAGGCCACCAAGCTCGTGGTGGTCCTGCTGGGCCTGATCACCCTGGCCCTGTCCTGGCCCAGGCTGGATTCACTGGCATCGGTGCTGTTCTTCACCGGCGCACTCGTGGCCTCCACGATCTGGCCGGTGGCCTATGGCCTCTATTGGCCGCAAGCCAACCGCCAGGCCGCCATCGCAGCCATGGTGGCTGGAAGCGCTGCTGGGCTCACGGCCTATGTGCAGATCGCGCCCTATTGCGCGGCCCTGATCTCCGCTGCGGTCTCAGCCGTGGTGATGGCCGTTGGCACGAGCCTTCGGCCGGAACAATTCCAATGGCACATCCTGCGCGGGGAGTAA
- a CDS encoding Nif11-like leader peptide family natural product precursor, with protein sequence MSLDQLKAFLARLQSDAALKQDVLAAATADDVAQIAMKHGFEFSGDELLRVSGKKFDRVTVHKNDIPGEYN encoded by the coding sequence ATGTCTCTCGATCAACTGAAGGCGTTCCTGGCGCGGCTGCAAAGCGACGCTGCACTCAAGCAAGACGTGTTGGCGGCCGCCACCGCCGACGACGTGGCCCAAATCGCCATGAAACACGGCTTTGAGTTTTCCGGTGATGAGTTACTACGAGTTTCCGGCAAAAAATTTGATCGGGTCACGGTTCACAAGAACGACATCCCCGGCGAATACAACTGA
- a CDS encoding AhpC/TSA family protein — translation MQAPAPLLQRLQATADMQGVRRLVLLLTQLGDFDSMEYAQALAPELPKLEAAGIRTLAIAIGDAAGAERFCRHTGFPRTALEVDADPTLHRELGLYEGLKTPGGPWPGLLLMCAGIGSPGTLAEVLRGYTGDRNAPQRIDSPLFRFAGGEGFQRPFELATVRLRNMTEVLGNWGTYVPRNDFITQRGGTFLIDADDSLLYSHRDPGILGFSATMNRPLSFLDPFL, via the coding sequence ATGCAAGCCCCAGCCCCTCTGCTGCAACGCCTGCAAGCAACAGCCGACATGCAAGGCGTGCGCCGGCTGGTGCTGCTGCTCACCCAGCTTGGCGACTTCGACTCGATGGAGTACGCCCAGGCCCTGGCACCAGAGCTGCCGAAGCTGGAAGCCGCTGGCATCCGCACCCTGGCGATTGCCATTGGCGACGCCGCCGGAGCCGAGCGGTTCTGCCGCCACACCGGGTTTCCCCGCACCGCCTTGGAGGTGGATGCCGACCCCACACTCCATCGAGAGCTGGGGCTCTACGAAGGCCTGAAAACCCCAGGCGGCCCCTGGCCCGGGTTGTTGTTGATGTGTGCCGGCATCGGATCGCCAGGCACCTTGGCTGAGGTGCTGCGGGGCTACACCGGTGATCGCAACGCCCCGCAGCGCATCGACAGCCCGCTGTTCCGCTTCGCTGGTGGGGAGGGGTTCCAACGGCCGTTTGAACTCGCCACCGTGCGGCTGCGCAACATGACGGAGGTGCTGGGCAACTGGGGCACCTACGTACCCCGCAACGACTTCATCACCCAACGCGGCGGCACCTTCCTGATCGATGCCGACGACAGCCTCCTCTACAGCCACCGGGATCCAGGCATCCTCGGTTTCTCCGCCACGATGAACCGGCCCCTCAGCTTCCTCGACCCCTTCCTGTGA
- a CDS encoding DUF1499 domain-containing protein has protein sequence MTALLLTLTLALFHWVGPVPADLGVHSGALSPCASPAHCARADWAVADPQAALNALVPVIEAMPRTEIVEQSDGYLHATATSVFFGFVDDLELYADSATGVLQARSVSRLGDSDLGVNRQRLTDLQQELS, from the coding sequence ATGACTGCCTTGCTGCTCACGCTCACCCTGGCGCTGTTCCACTGGGTGGGGCCGGTTCCCGCTGATTTGGGTGTGCACAGCGGTGCGCTCTCCCCCTGCGCGAGCCCAGCGCATTGCGCCCGTGCCGATTGGGCTGTGGCTGATCCGCAGGCGGCTCTCAACGCGTTGGTGCCGGTGATTGAAGCCATGCCCCGCACCGAAATCGTGGAGCAATCTGATGGCTATCTCCATGCCACTGCTACGAGTGTGTTCTTTGGCTTTGTCGATGATTTGGAGTTGTATGCCGACTCGGCGACGGGTGTGCTGCAGGCCCGTTCAGTGTCGCGGCTTGGTGATTCCGATCTGGGAGTTAATCGTCAACGGTTAACTGATTTGCAGCAGGAATTGTCTTGA
- the alsS gene encoding acetolactate synthase AlsS — MNGAQVLVKLLEQHGVTHVFGIPGAKVDSVFEALSESSIELVLCRHEQNAAFMAQAVGRMTGTVGVCLVTSGPGVTNLVTGLATANSEGDPVLAIGGEVPIDDRFKHTHQALDGVDVMRPVTKYAQTALSIHSLPEVFGNAVRAAESGRPGAAFLGLPKDVGLAEFPGELSAGWARPVHQGAAAASELSRAADLINASRRPLLLLGMQASQGRLAESLQAFVRGSGLPYCATFQGPGAWVAPDQFAGRVGLFRNQPADHLLDAADCVITVGFDAIEFDPSLWNTGNSRPLVVVDVLPPDQDQAFLPSAELIGGIDASLSALAPLIKATVEEAFRSSGDTAAAELHATAAEGAQLGGTPLHPLRVIHELRQVVTPDTTLALDVGSHYIWMNRYFPAGHARQVLVSNGQQTLGVALPWAMATNLCRPGQPVISVSGDGGFLFTATELQTATRIGSRFVHLIWNSGSYDMVAFQEQAHYGRTAGVELGTYNVEAFAEAFGCKGYRITAADQLGPVLREALQQTVPVLIDIPIDYSQNLKLMQNVHQDFIH, encoded by the coding sequence ATGAACGGCGCTCAAGTTCTGGTGAAGCTGCTGGAGCAGCACGGTGTGACCCATGTGTTCGGGATTCCGGGCGCGAAAGTCGACAGCGTGTTTGAGGCTCTCAGCGAGTCCTCCATTGAGCTGGTGCTCTGCCGCCATGAACAGAACGCGGCGTTTATGGCCCAGGCCGTGGGCCGGATGACCGGCACGGTCGGCGTGTGTCTGGTCACGTCCGGGCCGGGGGTGACGAACCTGGTCACCGGTCTGGCCACGGCTAACTCCGAGGGAGATCCAGTGCTGGCCATCGGCGGTGAGGTGCCGATCGACGATCGCTTCAAGCACACCCATCAGGCCCTCGATGGGGTGGATGTGATGCGGCCGGTGACGAAATACGCCCAGACGGCGCTCTCCATACACAGCTTGCCGGAGGTGTTCGGCAATGCGGTGCGGGCCGCTGAGAGCGGTCGCCCCGGTGCAGCTTTCCTGGGGCTGCCCAAGGATGTGGGCCTGGCGGAGTTCCCTGGCGAGCTCTCAGCGGGCTGGGCACGGCCGGTTCATCAGGGCGCCGCTGCTGCATCGGAACTCAGCCGGGCTGCTGACTTGATCAATGCCAGCCGCCGCCCGCTGCTGCTGCTGGGCATGCAGGCGTCGCAGGGCAGGTTGGCGGAGTCGCTGCAGGCGTTTGTGCGCGGCAGCGGCCTTCCCTACTGCGCCACGTTTCAAGGGCCCGGGGCCTGGGTGGCCCCGGATCAGTTCGCCGGTCGCGTGGGCCTGTTCCGCAATCAGCCCGCCGATCACCTGCTCGATGCCGCCGATTGCGTGATCACGGTGGGCTTCGATGCGATCGAGTTTGATCCGAGCCTCTGGAACACCGGCAACAGCCGGCCGCTGGTGGTGGTGGATGTGTTGCCGCCCGATCAGGATCAAGCCTTCCTGCCGAGCGCCGAACTGATCGGTGGCATCGATGCCAGCCTCTCCGCCCTGGCACCGCTGATCAAGGCGACGGTGGAGGAAGCCTTCCGAAGCAGTGGAGACACTGCTGCTGCCGAGCTTCATGCCACGGCGGCTGAGGGCGCCCAGCTTGGAGGCACGCCCCTTCATCCGCTGCGGGTGATCCATGAGTTGCGCCAGGTGGTGACGCCAGACACCACCCTGGCGCTGGATGTGGGCTCCCACTACATCTGGATGAATCGCTACTTCCCTGCCGGCCATGCCCGGCAGGTGTTGGTGAGCAATGGTCAGCAGACCCTGGGTGTGGCCTTGCCCTGGGCGATGGCCACCAATCTCTGCCGCCCAGGGCAGCCGGTGATCTCGGTGTCGGGCGATGGCGGGTTCCTCTTCACCGCCACGGAATTGCAAACGGCTACGCGGATCGGCAGCCGTTTCGTGCACCTGATCTGGAACAGCGGCAGCTACGACATGGTGGCGTTCCAGGAGCAAGCTCATTACGGCCGCACAGCGGGCGTGGAGCTTGGCACCTACAACGTGGAAGCCTTCGCCGAAGCGTTCGGCTGCAAGGGCTATCGCATCACAGCAGCCGATCAGCTCGGGCCAGTGCTGCGGGAAGCGCTGCAGCAAACCGTGCCTGTGTTGATTGATATTCCGATCGATTACTCCCAGAACCTCAAACTGATGCAAAACGTGCATCAAGACTTCATTCACTGA
- the budA gene encoding acetolactate decarboxylase has product MTCRPDSHHELHVRLGDGLYQALQERCRRTGESASHVMREALAECLDLEHHTIYQVSTSGALVQGVYQGCVTVGELLKHGNFGLGTFDGLDGEGILLDGVCWQARSDGTVQQAPHEALAPFWAVTQFQADHSDRLTDLTSWADLTSRLDQLRDNANLFVAIRLRGVFERIRYRVACKAEAGVDLVSATNAQAMFDLENVTGTLVGFWTPTYARTINVPGYHLHLLSDDHRHAGHVLELQSRELQLELHRESHLQLVLPETPAFLKADLSGDPAAALAKAEGDHP; this is encoded by the coding sequence ATGACATGTCGCCCGGATTCCCACCACGAGCTCCATGTGCGCTTGGGTGATGGCTTGTATCAAGCTCTCCAGGAGCGCTGTCGGCGCACCGGTGAAAGTGCGAGCCATGTGATGCGCGAGGCCCTGGCTGAATGCCTGGATCTTGAGCATCACACCATTTATCAGGTGTCCACCTCCGGCGCCCTGGTGCAGGGGGTGTATCAAGGCTGCGTCACCGTGGGGGAGCTGCTCAAGCACGGCAACTTCGGCCTCGGCACTTTCGATGGGCTCGATGGTGAGGGGATCCTGCTGGATGGGGTCTGCTGGCAGGCCCGCTCCGATGGCACGGTGCAGCAAGCGCCCCATGAAGCTCTAGCTCCGTTCTGGGCGGTCACGCAGTTTCAGGCTGATCACAGCGATCGCCTCACGGATCTCACCAGTTGGGCTGATCTCACCAGCCGGCTCGATCAACTCCGCGACAACGCCAACTTGTTTGTGGCGATACGCCTGCGCGGGGTGTTCGAGCGGATCCGCTATCGGGTGGCCTGCAAAGCGGAAGCCGGTGTGGATCTGGTGAGTGCCACCAACGCCCAGGCGATGTTTGATCTGGAGAATGTGACTGGCACATTGGTGGGCTTCTGGACTCCCACCTACGCCCGCACGATCAACGTGCCGGGCTATCACCTGCATCTGCTCAGCGACGATCACCGCCACGCCGGCCACGTGCTCGAACTGCAGAGCCGTGAGCTGCAGCTTGAGCTGCATCGCGAAAGCCATCTGCAGTTGGTGCTGCCAGAAACGCCGGCTTTTCTCAAGGCCGATCTGAGCGGGGATCCGGCGGCAGCCCTGGCGAAGGCAGAGGGGGATCACCCCTGA
- a CDS encoding pyridoxamine 5'-phosphate oxidase family protein has product MSLPPWRPLLRGARQREGRSPQARWLQLATLGADGAPRVRTLVFRGWAGPAELDLLTDRRSSKSAELTAEPRVELCWLLPKARSQFRLRGQRLVMPPQVIEEASQQHWQQLHPGARSLWGWPEPGASFEADAAFPAELADGSPMPACFELVRIAIEQVELLELTGHPHQRRRWRSDQAWAEERLNP; this is encoded by the coding sequence ATGTCCCTCCCCCCCTGGCGACCGTTGCTGCGCGGCGCTCGCCAGCGGGAGGGGCGATCCCCGCAGGCCCGCTGGCTGCAGCTGGCCACCCTTGGAGCCGATGGCGCCCCGAGGGTTCGCACCCTGGTGTTTCGGGGCTGGGCTGGCCCCGCTGAATTGGATCTGCTCACCGATCGCCGCAGCAGCAAAAGCGCGGAGCTCACGGCCGAACCACGGGTGGAACTGTGCTGGCTCCTGCCCAAAGCCCGCTCGCAGTTCCGCCTGCGGGGCCAGCGCCTGGTGATGCCACCGCAGGTGATCGAGGAAGCCAGCCAGCAGCACTGGCAACAGCTCCATCCAGGAGCCCGATCCCTTTGGGGCTGGCCCGAACCCGGCGCATCCTTTGAGGCCGATGCCGCCTTTCCAGCCGAGTTGGCCGATGGCAGCCCGATGCCGGCCTGCTTTGAGCTGGTGCGCATTGCAATCGAGCAGGTGGAGCTGCTGGAACTCACCGGCCATCCCCACCAGCGCCGCCGCTGGCGGTCGGATCAGGCATGGGCGGAAGAGCGGCTCAATCCCTGA
- a CDS encoding alpha-keto acid decarboxylase family protein: MPSTPSAVCLSSASIGSSEYRATTPFAIDDAAEQVPGLSWVACANELNAAYAADGYARIRGAAILSTTYGVGELSAINGVMGSKAHRLPVFHLVGMPSERIQKQGLITHHNLGDAVYDRFQALSAEAACVNAVLTPDNCVDELERVIRDALRQSMPAYLVISEVNGGQPVLGAPVTGQPLSTIKRQHSVPAELEAAVATILARLAAAQRPVAVLTHLVSRYGVREQALELIRKTNLPTALTPNDKGTIDEAMPQYAGLYAGDWSSSNEVRDLIGHADFVLDVGGIVTTELNTGLWTGNYDPAKVVSIQDNFVRAGGKVFVNVAIDDVLNALCERVTTRCNDHGLKLEAMPLVGEPGDATSSASFYPRLQRRLRSGDTLVIETGTCMTYLNKVLLPAGVSAEGQGLWGSIGWATPACFGVAMAKTSGQTWMVTGDGAHQLTLNELAVMGRYGVKPRIFVLNNGLYGVEDMLSERGHGYDDLAPVNYHLLPEAFGCKNWISARVSTVAELDLVLDQIDAYDSAAYVEVMIPNEESQPLPESTVDSGYLLKTPPVG, translated from the coding sequence TTGCCCAGTACACCCTCAGCCGTCTGTCTCAGCTCGGCCTCGATCGGATCTTCGGAGTACCGGGCGACTACGCCATTCGCCATCGACGATGCAGCCGAGCAGGTGCCCGGCCTCTCCTGGGTGGCCTGCGCCAATGAGCTGAATGCCGCCTACGCCGCCGATGGCTACGCCCGCATCCGCGGTGCGGCGATCCTCTCCACCACCTACGGCGTGGGTGAGCTCTCGGCGATCAATGGCGTGATGGGCAGCAAAGCCCATCGCCTGCCGGTGTTCCATCTGGTGGGCATGCCCAGTGAACGCATCCAGAAGCAGGGGCTGATCACCCACCACAACCTGGGCGATGCGGTCTACGACCGCTTCCAGGCCCTCTCCGCAGAAGCCGCCTGTGTGAACGCCGTGCTCACGCCCGACAACTGCGTGGATGAGCTGGAGCGAGTAATCCGCGATGCCCTGCGCCAAAGCATGCCGGCCTACCTGGTGATCTCGGAGGTGAACGGCGGCCAGCCGGTTCTGGGCGCACCTGTGACCGGCCAACCACTGTCGACGATCAAACGGCAGCACAGCGTGCCCGCTGAACTGGAAGCGGCAGTGGCCACAATCCTGGCCCGACTGGCCGCTGCGCAGCGGCCTGTGGCCGTGCTCACCCACCTGGTGAGCCGTTACGGCGTGCGCGAGCAGGCCCTGGAACTGATCCGCAAAACCAACCTGCCCACCGCCCTCACCCCGAACGACAAGGGCACCATCGACGAAGCGATGCCGCAATATGCGGGGCTCTATGCCGGCGACTGGTCATCGTCGAACGAGGTGCGCGATCTGATCGGCCATGCCGACTTCGTGCTCGACGTCGGCGGGATCGTCACCACCGAACTCAACACCGGCCTGTGGACCGGCAACTATGACCCCGCCAAGGTGGTGTCGATTCAGGACAACTTCGTGCGCGCCGGCGGCAAGGTGTTCGTGAATGTGGCGATCGATGATGTGCTCAACGCCCTGTGCGAACGCGTCACCACCCGCTGCAACGATCACGGCCTAAAGCTCGAGGCGATGCCGCTGGTGGGTGAGCCCGGCGATGCCACCAGCTCCGCCAGCTTCTACCCACGTCTGCAGCGGCGGCTGCGCTCCGGCGACACGCTGGTGATCGAAACCGGCACCTGCATGACCTACCTCAACAAGGTGCTGCTGCCGGCAGGTGTGAGCGCCGAAGGCCAGGGCCTGTGGGGCTCGATCGGCTGGGCCACTCCGGCCTGCTTCGGGGTGGCGATGGCCAAAACCTCCGGCCAAACCTGGATGGTGACCGGCGATGGGGCGCACCAGCTCACCCTCAATGAACTGGCCGTGATGGGCCGCTACGGCGTGAAGCCGCGGATCTTCGTGCTCAACAACGGCCTCTACGGCGTGGAGGATATGCTCAGCGAGCGCGGCCATGGCTATGACGACCTGGCCCCGGTGAACTATCACCTGTTGCCGGAGGCCTTCGGCTGCAAGAACTGGATCAGCGCCCGGGTGAGCACAGTGGCCGAACTCGACTTGGTGCTCGATCAGATCGACGCATACGACAGCGCGGCCTATGTGGAGGTGATGATTCCGAACGAGGAAAGCCAGCCGCTACCAGAGAGCACAGTCGACAGTGGCTATCTACTGAAGACCCCTCCGGTCGGCTGA